In one window of Prevotella sp. E13-17 DNA:
- the metK gene encoding methionine adenosyltransferase, protein MSYFFSSESVSEGHPDKVADQISDALLDQFLAYDEKAHCAIETFVTTGQVVIMGEVRSDVYIDLPTIARKTIKKIGYTKAEYQFDGNSCGILTAIHEQSADINRGVEREDDENQGAGDQGMMFGYATNETENYMPVSLDLAHLIMMTLAEIRKEGQVMTYLRPDSKSQVTVQYSDAGIPERIDTIVVSTQHDEFDEDEPMLAKIKEDVINILMPRVKSKIHSEKVLALFGDDIKYYVNPTGKFVIGGPHGDTGLTGRKIIVDTYGGKGAHGGGAFSGKDPSKVDRSAAYAARHIAKNMVAAGVADEMLVQVSYAIGMAQPMNIYVNTYGRSHVNMSDAEIAQRIEKLFDLRPKAIERSLKLRQPMYLETAAYGHMGRKSEVVTKTFTSHYHETKTVDVELFTWEKLDRVDDIKREFSL, encoded by the coding sequence ATGTCATATTTCTTTTCTTCAGAATCAGTGTCGGAAGGACATCCTGATAAAGTGGCCGACCAGATCAGTGACGCACTGCTGGATCAGTTTTTGGCCTACGATGAAAAGGCTCATTGTGCTATCGAGACCTTCGTGACGACAGGTCAGGTGGTGATCATGGGCGAGGTACGCAGTGATGTGTATATCGACCTGCCTACTATTGCAAGAAAAACGATCAAGAAGATTGGTTATACAAAAGCTGAATATCAGTTCGATGGAAACTCATGTGGAATCCTGACGGCTATCCATGAGCAAAGTGCTGATATTAACCGTGGCGTGGAGCGTGAGGACGACGAGAATCAAGGTGCTGGTGACCAAGGTATGATGTTTGGATATGCCACCAACGAGACAGAGAACTATATGCCTGTTTCGCTTGATTTGGCTCATCTGATTATGATGACGCTGGCTGAGATCCGAAAAGAGGGACAAGTGATGACCTATCTCCGTCCCGACTCAAAGAGTCAGGTCACCGTTCAATACAGCGATGCCGGTATCCCCGAGCGTATCGATACGATTGTGGTATCTACACAACACGATGAATTCGACGAGGATGAACCGATGTTAGCTAAGATTAAAGAGGACGTTATCAATATCTTGATGCCTCGTGTAAAGTCAAAGATACACTCAGAGAAGGTGTTGGCCCTTTTTGGCGATGATATCAAATACTACGTGAACCCCACTGGTAAGTTCGTGATTGGTGGTCCTCATGGAGACACGGGTCTGACAGGCCGTAAGATTATCGTTGATACCTATGGCGGTAAGGGTGCTCACGGTGGTGGCGCTTTCAGTGGTAAGGACCCCTCGAAGGTGGACCGTTCTGCTGCTTATGCCGCTCGTCATATCGCAAAGAACATGGTGGCTGCAGGTGTGGCCGACGAAATGCTGGTGCAGGTGAGCTATGCTATTGGTATGGCACAACCCATGAATATCTATGTGAACACTTATGGTCGTTCTCACGTGAATATGAGCGATGCCGAGATTGCACAGCGCATTGAAAAACTGTTTGATTTGCGCCCGAAAGCAATCGAACGTAGTCTCAAATTGCGTCAGCCAATGTATCTGGAGACAGCGGCTTATGGTCATATGGGACGCAAGTCGGAGGTTGTGACGAAGACCTTTACCAGTCATTATCACGAAACTAAGACGGTGGATGTGGAATTGTTTACATGGGAGAAGTTGGACCGTGTGGATGATATCAAGCGCGAATTCTCGTTATGA
- a CDS encoding outer membrane beta-barrel family protein, producing MGMSAQGMVRGIVADKQTDEVLQFVNVRVTDTNGKLIGGGMTDEKGHFGVSGLKDGEYNLQLSFVGYKSVNRTFQITPQKRTAHFNRVFMMVDAQTLKEVQITGQRSQMKLEVDRKTFTVDEVLAAAGGSVTDLLENIPSVEVTTDGEISLRGNSSVEVWINGKASGLTSDNRAEILQQIPAESIERIEVIDNPSAKYSPEGTAGIINIVLKRDRRAGYYGSVQTGVNQQGGWNLGGNINYSSKWIDAFANVGYRRRKGDGGNRSEQYYKDASGNRSDYQMIDGEDNNRGGGLFMRGGFTFHMTENDDLSLTGMMMNGNHSNDNKTSYRYGNVATGDDRQMLRTTKGDGDHRMYNGELSFTHKFNEQGTHKLDASLSFNKWTSDGSNTYRNDTTYFDGSAPTYSLQFRPMNINNQAWEAKVDYENQLNEALKLEAGYNGRFSHENTPQESQMWNQTTQQYEDEPYFYNRFIYDMDVHALYATGNLKMGRMGIMAGLRGEYWRVDTKSRDYYGVEEPFKKDYFQLFPSLFLNYELTKTSQLQLNYTRRLRRPWGGQLNSFKNTRDASMIEFGNPELTPEYTNSFSVNYLKTWAAHTLSLGTYYRPTTDVMQRVRYQGTYSGQPVMFMTNLNVAKSQSAGAELILKDKLFRILDLTTTLNAYYYKLDGFSTLVEGQVVTGESDENFAWDARVLASVILPYSISLQATGNYRSRSVITQGYRKANGSLDLGVRKTFLDKTFAVALNWRDVFNTRQFENYTEGPTFWRHQKNWRDPRINLQLTWNFGNMNQKKRLGHDEMQNGEEDTESFGGYEQ from the coding sequence ATGGGCATGAGTGCTCAGGGAATGGTGCGCGGAATAGTGGCAGACAAGCAGACTGATGAGGTCTTGCAGTTTGTAAATGTGCGCGTGACAGACACTAATGGTAAGTTAATAGGTGGAGGAATGACCGATGAAAAGGGCCATTTCGGAGTTAGTGGATTGAAGGACGGCGAGTATAACTTGCAGCTGTCGTTTGTGGGCTACAAGTCCGTTAACAGGACGTTTCAGATAACGCCGCAGAAACGTACGGCTCACTTCAACCGTGTGTTTATGATGGTAGATGCACAGACGCTGAAGGAAGTGCAGATTACGGGGCAGCGCTCACAGATGAAGTTGGAAGTGGACCGTAAGACCTTCACCGTTGATGAGGTGTTGGCAGCTGCTGGTGGCAGCGTGACGGACTTGCTGGAGAATATTCCCAGCGTGGAGGTGACCACAGACGGAGAGATATCGCTGCGTGGCAACTCGAGTGTAGAAGTGTGGATCAATGGGAAGGCGAGTGGACTGACTTCAGACAACCGTGCAGAGATTCTGCAGCAGATTCCTGCCGAGAGCATTGAGCGTATTGAGGTGATAGACAATCCCAGTGCGAAGTACTCGCCCGAGGGAACAGCTGGCATCATCAATATCGTGTTGAAGCGTGATCGTCGTGCTGGCTATTATGGTTCGGTGCAGACGGGTGTGAACCAGCAAGGCGGTTGGAACTTGGGCGGTAATATTAACTACTCGTCGAAGTGGATAGATGCGTTTGCTAATGTGGGCTATCGTCGTCGTAAGGGTGACGGAGGCAACCGAAGCGAACAGTACTACAAGGATGCCAGCGGTAACCGTAGTGACTATCAGATGATAGATGGTGAAGACAATAATCGTGGCGGTGGACTTTTTATGCGGGGTGGATTTACTTTTCATATGACCGAAAATGACGACCTGTCGCTGACGGGCATGATGATGAATGGCAACCACTCGAACGACAATAAGACAAGTTATCGCTATGGTAACGTGGCAACTGGTGATGACCGACAGATGCTACGCACCACAAAGGGGGATGGCGACCATCGTATGTATAATGGCGAACTGTCTTTTACGCATAAGTTCAACGAGCAGGGGACGCATAAGTTGGATGCTTCGTTGTCATTCAATAAGTGGACCAGTGATGGTTCGAACACTTATCGCAATGATACAACCTATTTCGATGGTAGCGCTCCGACCTACAGCCTACAGTTTCGTCCGATGAATATCAATAACCAAGCGTGGGAGGCAAAGGTGGATTATGAGAATCAACTGAACGAAGCCCTTAAATTGGAAGCTGGTTATAACGGACGTTTCTCGCATGAGAACACACCGCAGGAGTCGCAGATGTGGAATCAGACAACCCAGCAATATGAGGATGAGCCTTATTTCTATAATCGCTTTATCTACGACATGGATGTGCATGCGCTTTATGCCACGGGTAATCTGAAGATGGGCCGCATGGGGATTATGGCTGGACTGCGTGGAGAGTATTGGCGCGTGGATACCAAGAGCCGTGACTATTATGGCGTTGAAGAACCGTTTAAGAAGGATTATTTCCAACTGTTTCCTTCGCTGTTCTTAAACTATGAACTGACAAAGACTTCGCAGTTGCAGCTGAACTACACACGTCGCCTGCGTCGTCCATGGGGCGGTCAGCTGAACTCGTTTAAGAACACGCGTGATGCCTCGATGATAGAGTTCGGTAACCCTGAACTGACGCCCGAATATACCAATTCGTTCTCTGTGAATTATCTGAAGACGTGGGCTGCTCATACGTTGTCGCTGGGCACCTATTATCGTCCGACGACCGACGTGATGCAGCGAGTGCGCTATCAGGGAACCTACAGTGGACAACCAGTGATGTTTATGACCAACCTGAATGTGGCAAAAAGTCAAAGTGCAGGTGCAGAACTGATCTTGAAGGATAAGCTGTTCCGTATTCTTGACCTGACCACCACCCTGAATGCATACTATTATAAACTGGATGGTTTCTCAACACTGGTCGAGGGACAGGTGGTGACGGGCGAGAGCGATGAGAACTTTGCTTGGGATGCTCGTGTGCTGGCATCGGTCATCCTGCCTTACAGCATTTCGCTGCAGGCCACGGGCAACTATCGTTCGCGTTCGGTTATCACGCAGGGCTACCGCAAGGCCAACGGCAGTCTGGATCTGGGCGTGAGAAAAACGTTCCTTGACAAGACCTTTGCTGTGGCACTGAACTGGCGCGACGTGTTTAATACCCGTCAGTTTGAGAACTATACTGAAGGGCCTACATTCTGGCGTCATCAGAAAAACTGGCGCGACCCCCGCATCAATTTGCAACTGACGTGGAACTTTGGTAATATGAACCAGAAGAAACGTCTGGGGCACGACGAGATGCAAAATGGTGAGGAAGATACCGAGAGTTTTGGAGGTTACGAACAATAA
- a CDS encoding LL-diaminopimelate aminotransferase — MALVNEHFLKLPNNYLFADVAKKVKVFRTMNPRVNVITLGIGDVTQPICPAVRQAMHLAVDEMGTEKGFHGYGPEQGYDFLREAILKHDFLARGIHLDADEIFVNDGAKSDTGNIQELVRWDNSISVTDPIYPVYIDSNVMIGRAGTVENGRWSNVFYIPCTAENNFIPEIPKQRVDIIYLCYPNNPTGIALNKQQLRQWVNYALHNDALIFFDAAYEAYIQDADVPHSIYEIKGARKCAIEFHSYSKTAGFTGLRCGYTVVPHEVTASTLSGERIHLNHLWYRRQCTKFNGTNYITQRGAEATYSADGKQQVRETINYYMENARHMKDVLTKLGIEIYGGQNAPYLWMKTPNGASSWRFFEEMLYGAHVVCTPGVGFGPSGEGYVRLTAFNSHEQTEIALDRLSKWLG; from the coding sequence ATGGCACTAGTCAACGAACACTTCCTGAAGTTGCCCAACAACTACCTTTTTGCCGACGTTGCGAAAAAGGTGAAAGTATTCCGCACCATGAATCCACGCGTCAACGTCATCACCTTAGGTATAGGCGATGTCACCCAACCCATCTGCCCTGCTGTGCGCCAAGCCATGCATCTGGCAGTCGATGAGATGGGCACTGAGAAAGGGTTTCACGGCTATGGTCCCGAGCAGGGCTATGACTTTCTGCGCGAAGCCATACTGAAACACGACTTTCTTGCACGTGGCATCCATTTAGACGCCGACGAGATTTTTGTCAACGATGGCGCCAAGAGCGACACAGGCAACATTCAAGAGCTGGTACGTTGGGACAACAGCATCAGTGTCACCGACCCCATCTATCCTGTCTATATCGATTCCAACGTGATGATAGGCCGTGCCGGTACTGTGGAGAACGGTCGTTGGTCAAACGTGTTTTATATTCCCTGCACAGCAGAGAACAACTTCATTCCTGAGATTCCCAAGCAACGAGTGGATATTATCTACCTGTGCTACCCCAACAACCCCACGGGCATTGCTCTCAACAAGCAGCAACTGCGCCAATGGGTGAACTATGCCCTGCACAACGATGCCCTAATATTCTTCGACGCAGCCTACGAGGCCTACATACAGGATGCCGATGTGCCCCACTCTATCTACGAGATAAAAGGTGCACGCAAGTGTGCCATCGAGTTTCACAGCTACTCAAAAACAGCAGGTTTCACTGGTCTTCGTTGCGGCTACACCGTAGTGCCCCATGAGGTTACAGCCTCAACGCTCAGCGGCGAGCGCATCCACCTGAACCACCTGTGGTACCGCCGTCAATGCACCAAATTCAACGGAACCAACTACATCACTCAGCGTGGCGCCGAGGCCACCTACTCGGCCGATGGCAAACAGCAGGTCCGCGAAACCATCAATTATTATATGGAGAACGCACGCCACATGAAAGATGTGCTCACGAAGTTGGGCATTGAAATCTATGGCGGTCAAAATGCGCCCTACTTATGGATGAAGACACCCAACGGAGCCTCATCCTGGCGTTTCTTTGAAGAGATGCTTTATGGTGCCCATGTGGTGTGCACCCCGGGTGTCGGGTTTGGTCCCAGCGGCGAAGGCTATGTCCGTCTGACGGCGTTCAACAGTCACGAGCAGACCGAAATAGCCCTCGACAGGCTCAGCAAATGGCTGGGGTAG
- the pnuC gene encoding nicotinamide riboside transporter PnuC, producing the protein MMVVDYIQTHQLECFSMALGLVYLWCEYRASILLWFVGIVMPLVDIVLYWQNGLYADSVMDGYYAVAAIWGFCVWQWGKKEGGNVSKEKAGHLEISHFPVASLLPVALAFVAIWAVVWLWLTYGTPSNVPISDSFVNALSIVGLWALSKKYIEQWFIWVVVDAIKVALYAYKGIPVKGSYYAISVVIAILGYLKWRRMMQKRAATPAIC; encoded by the coding sequence ATGATGGTTGTTGACTATATACAGACACACCAGCTCGAGTGCTTCTCAATGGCACTGGGGCTGGTGTATCTTTGGTGCGAGTATCGTGCCAGCATCCTGCTGTGGTTTGTGGGTATCGTGATGCCACTGGTTGACATTGTGCTGTATTGGCAAAACGGACTCTATGCCGACTCGGTGATGGATGGCTACTATGCTGTGGCTGCCATTTGGGGCTTTTGTGTGTGGCAGTGGGGGAAAAAGGAAGGGGGAAATGTCTCTAAAGAGAAGGCAGGACACTTGGAGATCAGTCATTTTCCTGTCGCAAGTCTGTTGCCTGTAGCGCTGGCTTTCGTGGCAATCTGGGCAGTGGTGTGGCTATGGCTGACGTATGGCACTCCATCAAACGTGCCTATCAGTGACAGCTTTGTCAATGCTTTGAGCATCGTTGGCTTATGGGCATTGTCGAAAAAATACATCGAACAATGGTTCATCTGGGTGGTGGTGGATGCTATCAAGGTGGCTCTCTATGCCTATAAAGGTATCCCGGTGAAGGGCAGCTACTATGCCATCAGTGTGGTGATAGCCATCTTGGGCTATCTTAAATGGCGCCGCATGATGCAGAAGCGTGCTGCTACCCCAGCCATTTGCTGA
- a CDS encoding TonB-dependent receptor, producing the protein MKKILLGLTAFIAVNAMAAEPVDSLKMEQLHEVVVSGVRTQKNAPYAVANIKQKELSAFSTSGRELPFLFARTPGVMAWSENGMGTGTTKLAIRGAGDSRINVTLDGVPLNSPEDQCVFWANMNSYASLLGSAQIQRGVGTSTNGDGAFGGTVALQSKAPSMKAGAEWNSSFGSYNTYNIGGKFTTGLMLNHLVVDVAYHTTGTDGYVHGTDGRSGSYYGGLTWLNDRMQISYKHFGNFEKTGQAWNGVTPGDGDLSLMDGTWGANTGIKDYADLNKAGLGRYNDLYEHMVNEGSAFARDADGRYITERYQLNDGSLWKGATDNFWQGHNILTGAFRLSDRWAATLTAHYTHGHGYYQDLKYDKKLAKYGLEPFYDAQGNQVKTNTFIRKKGMSQDAYGALGNVNYKDQRWNIIGGFSLQQFKGDHYSRLIYAENKELHDARIGRDGYDINFSEATKNDANVYLKAAYEFAKNWNVFADAQYRYVGYKTDGTNDAFYTNGAGQLEAQRLDVDETYNFFNPKAGMSYNKGPHHAYASVAMSHREPERNNFTDNYNYPFPKAERVIDYELGYNYSSRRFRGGVNFYYMDYTDQFVKTGAMSDIGEALTTNIKDSYRMGVELSAAWDICPLLTIEGNAALSQNKIKNFDEVVSVDWSSTETFHYDNSTLACSPSAVLNGFVDFHYKGFNATWHTNYVSRQYLDNTECRDRSLPAYTFSNLYLSYTSKVEKVAPLKEVELGLTFNNVFNAHYATAAYVYSCIASGDHPNNNRYYQIYFFPMANSTAMANLTLRF; encoded by the coding sequence ATGAAAAAGATTCTTTTGGGATTAACTGCATTCATAGCTGTGAATGCGATGGCAGCCGAACCTGTTGATTCGCTGAAAATGGAACAACTGCATGAGGTGGTTGTCAGTGGTGTACGCACGCAGAAGAATGCTCCTTATGCGGTGGCTAATATCAAACAGAAGGAGTTGAGCGCTTTCTCAACTTCGGGACGCGAACTGCCTTTCTTGTTTGCTCGTACGCCTGGCGTGATGGCTTGGAGCGAAAACGGTATGGGCACTGGTACCACCAAGCTGGCTATCCGCGGTGCTGGTGACTCGCGTATCAACGTGACGTTAGACGGTGTGCCCCTCAACTCGCCCGAGGACCAGTGTGTCTTCTGGGCCAACATGAACTCGTATGCCTCGTTGCTCGGGTCGGCACAGATTCAACGCGGCGTGGGCACCTCGACCAATGGCGACGGCGCTTTTGGCGGAACGGTGGCACTGCAGTCGAAGGCTCCATCGATGAAGGCAGGGGCAGAATGGAATAGCTCCTTCGGTAGCTATAATACCTATAATATAGGTGGAAAGTTTACCACAGGACTGATGCTCAATCATTTGGTCGTGGACGTGGCCTATCACACCACCGGCACGGATGGCTATGTGCACGGCACGGATGGCCGTTCGGGCTCTTACTATGGTGGACTGACCTGGCTGAACGACCGCATGCAGATCAGCTATAAGCACTTTGGTAACTTCGAAAAGACCGGGCAGGCTTGGAATGGTGTTACTCCCGGTGACGGCGATTTGTCGTTGATGGACGGCACCTGGGGCGCCAATACTGGCATCAAGGACTATGCTGACCTTAACAAGGCTGGTCTGGGACGCTATAACGACCTGTATGAACACATGGTGAACGAGGGGTCTGCCTTTGCCCGTGATGCTGATGGTCGTTACATCACAGAGCGCTATCAGTTGAACGATGGTTCGCTATGGAAGGGTGCAACCGACAACTTCTGGCAGGGGCACAACATCTTGACCGGCGCTTTCCGGTTGTCAGACCGCTGGGCAGCTACCCTGACGGCACACTATACTCATGGTCATGGCTACTATCAGGACTTAAAATACGACAAAAAACTGGCCAAGTACGGACTGGAGCCTTTCTATGATGCACAGGGCAACCAGGTGAAGACGAATACGTTCATCCGTAAGAAAGGTATGAGTCAGGATGCCTATGGTGCATTGGGCAACGTGAACTATAAGGACCAACGCTGGAACATCATTGGCGGATTCTCGCTGCAGCAGTTTAAGGGCGACCACTATAGTCGGCTGATCTATGCTGAGAACAAGGAACTGCATGATGCCCGCATCGGTCGCGACGGATACGACATAAACTTCTCGGAAGCGACGAAGAATGATGCCAACGTCTATTTGAAGGCGGCCTATGAGTTTGCCAAGAACTGGAACGTCTTTGCTGATGCGCAGTATCGCTATGTGGGCTATAAGACTGACGGAACAAACGATGCGTTCTATACCAACGGAGCTGGTCAGCTGGAGGCTCAGCGACTGGATGTTGACGAGACTTACAACTTCTTCAATCCGAAGGCTGGCATGAGCTACAACAAGGGTCCGCATCATGCTTATGCTTCGGTGGCTATGAGTCATCGCGAGCCGGAGCGCAATAATTTCACGGACAACTATAACTATCCTTTCCCCAAGGCAGAACGTGTGATAGACTATGAGCTGGGCTATAACTACTCATCACGTCGTTTTCGTGGTGGCGTGAACTTCTACTACATGGACTACACCGACCAGTTTGTGAAAACGGGCGCCATGAGTGATATCGGCGAGGCACTGACCACCAACATCAAGGATTCTTATCGCATGGGTGTGGAACTGAGCGCTGCCTGGGACATCTGTCCGCTGCTGACCATCGAGGGCAATGCCGCTCTGAGTCAGAACAAGATTAAGAATTTCGACGAGGTGGTGAGCGTGGATTGGAGTTCTACGGAGACCTTCCATTACGACAACTCTACGCTGGCTTGTTCGCCATCGGCAGTGCTGAATGGTTTTGTGGATTTCCACTATAAAGGATTCAATGCTACCTGGCATACCAACTACGTGTCGCGTCAGTATTTGGACAACACCGAGTGCCGCGACCGCTCGTTGCCAGCCTATACCTTTAGCAATCTCTACTTGAGCTACACCTCGAAGGTTGAGAAGGTGGCTCCGCTGAAGGAAGTGGAACTGGGACTGACTTTCAATAATGTGTTTAATGCTCACTATGCTACGGCTGCCTATGTCTATTCGTGCATAGCCAGCGGTGATCATCCCAACAACAACCGCTACTATCAGATCTACTTCTTCCCCATGGCTAATAGTACGGCAATGGCCAACCTGACGCTGAGATTCTAA
- the pyk gene encoding pyruvate kinase, whose protein sequence is MKQTKIVASISDRRCDTEFIRSLFNAGMNVVRMNTAHAPEEGIRQIVKNVREVSHHIGIMIDTKGPEVRTTACAEPIHYKTGDVVKIFGRPEMETTHDIVNVTYKNFAADVHEGCHILFDDGALDMQVIGISGPQIMAQVKNDGVLGSRKSVNVPGIHIDLPALTEKDRKNIMLAIELDIDFIAHSFVRSAADVRAVQAILDAYNSDIKIISKIENQEGVDNIDEIIEASYGIMIARGDLGIEVPIERIPGIQRRIIRKCVQAKKPVIVATQMLHSMIQNPRPTRAEVTDIANAIYYRTDALMLSGETASGKYPIEAVTTMAQIAEQAERDKLRENDIEIPLSSDCDIREFMSHSAIEATEKLGVKGIITDCTTGLTARSLAAFRGPNPVLAICYHEKVQRLLNLSYGVIPVYQKEHIDSEELFLAAVRMLRQKGYLEDDDKIAYLSGNVGECGGTKFLEINTVRELFTNKYRFHLPRK, encoded by the coding sequence ATGAAGCAGACTAAAATTGTAGCATCGATCAGCGACAGACGTTGTGATACGGAGTTCATACGCTCGCTCTTTAACGCAGGTATGAATGTTGTTCGCATGAACACCGCACATGCTCCAGAAGAGGGCATCCGCCAGATTGTAAAGAACGTGCGCGAGGTGAGTCATCACATCGGCATCATGATTGACACCAAAGGTCCCGAGGTGCGCACTACCGCTTGCGCAGAACCCATCCACTACAAGACGGGCGACGTGGTGAAAATCTTTGGCCGTCCCGAGATGGAGACCACCCATGACATTGTGAACGTCACCTATAAGAACTTCGCTGCCGATGTTCACGAAGGCTGTCATATTCTCTTTGACGACGGTGCACTCGACATGCAGGTCATTGGCATCAGTGGTCCACAGATCATGGCACAGGTGAAGAACGATGGTGTGCTGGGCTCACGCAAGAGCGTCAACGTGCCTGGCATTCATATAGACCTGCCTGCACTGACCGAGAAAGACCGCAAGAACATCATGCTCGCCATCGAGCTGGACATCGACTTCATTGCGCACTCATTTGTTCGCTCGGCTGCCGATGTACGTGCCGTCCAGGCCATCCTTGATGCCTACAACTCTGACATTAAAATCATCTCGAAGATAGAGAACCAAGAAGGTGTGGACAACATCGACGAGATTATCGAGGCTTCCTACGGCATCATGATTGCCCGCGGCGATTTGGGCATCGAAGTACCCATTGAGCGCATCCCCGGCATTCAGCGCCGCATCATCCGCAAGTGCGTGCAGGCCAAGAAGCCCGTCATCGTGGCCACACAGATGCTTCACTCCATGATACAGAATCCTCGTCCCACCCGTGCCGAGGTGACCGACATTGCCAATGCCATCTACTACCGCACCGACGCGCTGATGCTCTCGGGCGAGACCGCCAGCGGAAAATATCCTATCGAGGCCGTCACCACGATGGCACAGATTGCCGAGCAGGCCGAGCGCGACAAGTTGCGCGAGAACGACATTGAGATTCCGCTCTCTTCCGATTGCGACATCCGCGAGTTCATGTCGCACAGTGCTATCGAGGCCACCGAGAAACTCGGCGTAAAGGGCATTATCACCGACTGTACCACGGGTCTCACCGCCCGTTCGCTGGCAGCCTTCCGTGGTCCCAACCCCGTGTTGGCCATCTGCTACCACGAGAAGGTGCAGCGTCTGTTGAACCTCAGCTATGGCGTTATCCCCGTCTATCAGAAGGAACACATTGACAGCGAAGAGCTCTTCCTGGCTGCCGTGCGCATGTTGCGCCAGAAAGGATATCTGGAGGACGACGACAAGATTGCCTATCTGAGTGGTAATGTTGGTGAGTGTGGCGGCACCAAGTTCTTAGAGATCAACACCGTGAGGGAGTTGTTCACCAACAAATACCGATTCCATCTTCCCCGGAAATAA
- a CDS encoding SemiSWEET family sugar transporter produces MEQGSFVEICGYVATICMVLGYLPQAITTIRTRNTDGIALPTFLMMGIGGIAFMLQGLLHEPDIIWSLFLTNLVTSSCSLIVFAIKIYNDYFK; encoded by the coding sequence ATGGAACAAGGATCATTTGTAGAGATATGTGGATATGTTGCCACTATTTGTATGGTTCTGGGCTATCTGCCTCAGGCCATCACCACCATACGCACCCGCAATACCGACGGCATTGCGCTGCCCACCTTCCTGATGATGGGCATCGGCGGCATTGCTTTCATGTTGCAGGGGCTGCTTCATGAGCCCGACATCATCTGGTCGCTGTTTCTCACCAATCTGGTGACGAGCTCTTGCAGTCTCATCGTGTTTGCCATCAAGATCTATAACGACTACTTCAAATAG